The following coding sequences lie in one Dysgonomonas mossii genomic window:
- a CDS encoding DUF6850 family outer membrane beta-barrel protein — MAKKVHNITILLLLVGFCIPKKLIAQYEKTGWESYEYVQESNPWLYSDNAAGLHSITIDNLSYAEAYFNKKNGKLRNYFQSDKSFQSGADVKSLYRLNSKTVFYGNVNYSHFEGKNMGGATFIDPYVSPFNIVEYADSTQGKKALDIYHLTGAFSTELARGFNVGTKLDYKTSNYAKFKDLRHENREIDLILTLGAAYRISPFWEAGINYTYRRRIEEIRFQSYGNTDQQFNSLIDFGVFYGHQVRFSKSDGYTEANTFKPLFEEFQGASLQLNFTLSPNMLFFNELTLKWRDGYYGKRGTSSVVYTEHTSKINEYRANLTLLNSNDRHILSFNISRELLKNYENSHQDTTLPNGTTLIDYSSQEEMLNKTIWEFSAGYTAYLGVKDYSPIWILKINGEANNMKQTVSIYPNYRKQDINQWNVGMSASRNIIKSLNQYSLTLGFGYISGGGNEKKDGTYDSSTQGSTSVSLDRYIYREFEYLTTDRVRGNVTFRYSRLFPGKIKGYAQFNYALTNAFSTKYIGKTFNELALSVGVGF; from the coding sequence ATGGCTAAAAAAGTACATAATATAACGATTCTTTTGCTTCTGGTTGGATTTTGTATACCCAAAAAGCTAATTGCGCAATACGAAAAAACAGGATGGGAAAGTTATGAGTATGTACAAGAATCAAATCCCTGGCTGTATTCTGATAATGCAGCCGGGCTTCATTCTATTACTATCGACAATCTTTCTTATGCAGAAGCTTATTTTAATAAGAAAAATGGTAAGTTAAGAAACTACTTTCAGTCTGATAAAAGTTTCCAATCTGGAGCAGATGTGAAATCTTTATATCGATTAAATTCCAAAACAGTATTTTATGGGAATGTAAATTATAGTCATTTTGAAGGCAAAAATATGGGGGGAGCTACCTTTATTGATCCTTATGTAAGCCCATTCAACATAGTGGAATATGCAGATAGTACGCAGGGGAAAAAAGCGTTGGATATATATCATCTGACAGGGGCATTTAGTACGGAACTTGCCAGAGGATTTAATGTAGGAACAAAATTAGATTATAAAACTTCTAATTATGCCAAATTTAAAGATCTTCGTCATGAAAACAGAGAAATAGACTTGATACTCACATTAGGAGCTGCTTACCGGATATCTCCATTTTGGGAAGCTGGTATTAATTATACATATCGACGTAGGATCGAAGAAATACGTTTTCAATCATATGGGAATACCGATCAACAGTTTAACTCATTGATAGACTTTGGTGTTTTTTATGGGCATCAGGTACGATTCAGTAAAAGTGATGGTTATACAGAGGCTAATACTTTCAAACCTCTATTTGAAGAGTTTCAAGGAGCATCCCTTCAATTAAATTTTACATTATCTCCTAACATGTTATTTTTTAATGAATTGACTTTGAAGTGGAGAGACGGATATTATGGTAAGCGTGGCACATCGTCTGTCGTATATACAGAACATACTTCTAAAATAAATGAGTATCGGGCAAATTTGACATTGCTAAATAGTAACGATCGCCACATACTTTCATTTAATATAAGTAGAGAATTGCTCAAGAACTATGAAAATTCACATCAAGATACTACGCTACCCAATGGAACTACCTTGATTGACTATTCGAGCCAAGAAGAAATGTTGAATAAAACAATCTGGGAATTTAGTGCTGGGTATACCGCATATCTTGGCGTAAAAGATTATTCTCCTATATGGATATTGAAGATTAATGGAGAAGCAAATAATATGAAGCAAACTGTTTCTATTTATCCGAATTACCGCAAACAAGATATAAATCAATGGAATGTAGGGATGTCCGCCAGTCGTAATATTATAAAATCATTAAATCAGTATAGTTTAACTCTTGGATTCGGTTATATTTCAGGAGGAGGTAACGAAAAGAAGGATGGAACTTATGATTCTTCCACTCAGGGATCTACCTCTGTTAGTTTAGATCGTTATATCTACCGGGAATTCGAATATCTGACGACAGACCGTGTCCGAGGAAATGTAACCTTTCGTTATTCAAGACTATTTCCAGGCAAGATAAAAGGGTATGCACAATTTAATTATGCTTTGACAAATGCCTTTTCTACCAAATACATTGGTAAAACTTTTAATGAGCTCGCTCTATCGGTAGGAGTTGGCTTTTAA
- a CDS encoding ABC transporter ATP-binding protein yields MDTIIQCDKITHYYGTKLIYQDLSFEVKKGKILGLLGKNGTGKTTIINILNGYLRPQAGVCRIFGEEMDHFTPQTKARIGLLLEGHIQHTYFNVVQIEKFYSSFFPNWNRDAYYELLKKLQVTKTQKISTMSCGQRSQVALGLLFAQNPDLLILDDFSMGLDPGYRRLFIEYLKEYATAEDKTIFLTSHIIQDMEMLIDDCIILDYGKILLHQPTSYIINKFKRYRFTAKTEEIGVVDGLWNTEKIGLVWETYSFDGIEAVNQKLAPFAVAEVKEEALTLEDAFIGLTGKY; encoded by the coding sequence ATGGATACAATTATTCAGTGTGACAAAATAACACACTATTATGGGACAAAACTTATCTACCAAGACTTGAGTTTTGAAGTCAAGAAAGGTAAGATATTAGGATTGCTCGGAAAAAATGGAACGGGAAAGACCACAATTATAAATATCCTCAACGGATATCTACGCCCACAAGCAGGTGTGTGTCGAATTTTTGGTGAAGAAATGGATCACTTTACGCCACAGACCAAAGCTCGTATAGGTCTTTTGCTCGAAGGACATATACAGCATACGTATTTTAATGTTGTACAAATAGAGAAATTCTATAGTAGTTTTTTCCCAAATTGGAACAGAGATGCGTATTATGAATTGCTGAAAAAACTACAGGTAACTAAAACTCAGAAGATAAGTACGATGTCTTGCGGGCAACGTTCACAAGTAGCTCTCGGATTACTATTTGCGCAAAACCCCGATTTGCTGATTCTCGACGATTTCTCTATGGGATTAGATCCCGGCTATCGCCGCTTGTTCATCGAATATCTGAAAGAATATGCGACAGCCGAAGATAAAACAATTTTCCTTACATCCCATATAATACAAGATATGGAAATGCTTATCGATGATTGTATTATTCTCGATTATGGTAAAATATTACTTCACCAACCTACAAGTTACATCATAAATAAATTTAAACGCTATCGCTTTACAGCCAAGACTGAAGAGATAGGTGTTGTAGATGGATTATGGAATACAGAAAAGATCGGATTGGTTTGGGAAACTTATTCCTTTGACGGAATAGAAGCTGTGAATCAAAAACTAGCTCCTTTTGCTGTTGCTGAGGTAAAAGAGGAAGCATTGACATTAGAGGACGCTTTTATAGGTTTGACAGGTAAATATTAA
- a CDS encoding DUF4857 domain-containing protein, with protein sequence MTLIGMWAIPALVNKATYNSDQYPFAYYSTILKDIGLIDYKNKKFPMEDLKGNKYNTAQFDSLMPMLNYRQLMTDGKLPDSINGQKITPQLLRSKSVVYKYKPSDINTPVNGLYILLETMPKRVGLEIPNDVFRLKNNIEFIDAQTNTLEVEKSRLFQQALDKEGFQYPAQWLIGNPNPRKPYDEGYFVLDANNQLFHMKMVNNRPYIKNTKIGEKIQASYFSMLEVADKRFYGFLFSKQGELFIIENDGANYKTVKLDIDPIDMQKDEVILMGNMFDWTVSVVTPFAKKIYALDAETLKRIGEHTIDRTPGRWDAVSKWTFPVYLTLEKSETSYIQPYFHYIGIYGFAVNLIIAFLTVIFITRSPKRKIFNGIYIFLTGIAGLVALLILPNSKNK encoded by the coding sequence ATGACCTTAATAGGAATGTGGGCAATTCCTGCTTTGGTAAATAAAGCAACATATAACTCAGACCAATATCCTTTTGCCTATTACAGTACAATACTGAAAGATATTGGCTTAATAGATTACAAAAATAAAAAGTTCCCGATGGAAGATTTGAAGGGGAACAAATATAATACAGCGCAGTTCGACTCCCTGATGCCAATGTTGAATTATCGTCAGTTGATGACTGATGGGAAATTGCCGGATAGTATCAATGGGCAAAAAATAACCCCGCAGTTACTCCGATCTAAATCTGTTGTTTATAAATACAAGCCTTCAGATATAAATACTCCTGTCAATGGGCTTTATATTTTATTAGAAACTATGCCTAAGCGTGTAGGATTAGAAATTCCGAACGATGTGTTTCGTCTTAAAAATAACATTGAGTTTATAGATGCGCAAACCAATACATTGGAAGTTGAAAAAAGTAGGCTTTTTCAACAGGCTCTCGACAAAGAAGGGTTTCAGTATCCCGCTCAATGGCTTATAGGAAATCCAAATCCACGTAAGCCTTACGATGAAGGATATTTTGTGTTGGATGCTAACAATCAATTATTCCATATGAAGATGGTTAACAACCGTCCTTATATAAAGAATACAAAAATAGGTGAAAAGATACAGGCTTCATATTTCTCGATGCTGGAAGTTGCCGATAAAAGATTCTATGGGTTTCTTTTCAGCAAACAAGGCGAACTATTTATTATCGAAAATGATGGAGCTAATTATAAGACGGTTAAATTGGATATCGATCCGATAGATATGCAAAAAGACGAAGTTATTTTGATGGGTAATATGTTTGATTGGACTGTCTCCGTCGTGACACCTTTTGCTAAAAAGATTTATGCATTAGATGCCGAAACCCTAAAAAGAATTGGAGAGCATACTATTGACCGTACGCCCGGTAGGTGGGATGCTGTTTCTAAATGGACATTTCCTGTATATTTAACTCTCGAAAAATCAGAGACTAGCTATATACAACCCTATTTTCACTATATAGGGATTTATGGCTTTGCAGTAAATCTAATTATAGCATTCTTGACAGTTATTTTTATAACGCGTTCACCTAAAAGGAAGATTTTTAATGGAATATATATCTTTTTAACTGGTATAGCTGGCTTAGTAGCTTTGTTAATCTTGCCTAATTCAAAAAATAAATAA